A genomic region of Terriglobia bacterium contains the following coding sequences:
- a CDS encoding amino acid permease has translation MLKTPATTETSAHPRSQLLARKSIDKLISDSERPEHRLKKTLGPWSLTALGIGAIIGSGIFVLTGTAAAGEHFEVPSILHAQVLDLIANWLRHASSAGALMHGRPPAGPAIAISFILVAVACSFAGLCYAELASMIPIAGSAYTYSYATLGEIFAWIIGWDLILEYAVSNVAVAVGFSGYLKAQLAAFGIVLPDHWSSAVWASGKWTGAYFNLPAFLVVFVLTILLVRGVRESAETNNIMVAVKLTAIVIFLIVGGMLVRPANWHPFMPSGFAGVVTGGAIIFFTYIGFDSVSTAAEESKEPQKDIPFGIIASLIVCTILYVGVALVLLGMMKYTTFTEGAAAEAPVAYALKHLGASRVWQSVIIIGALTGMLSSLLVFQYGQTRIWFAMSRDGLLPRIFSVVHKKFKTPHWSTWIAGFAVGIPAGVVDIGDAADLSNIGTLFAFVLVSLGVIFLRRTQPDRPRGFRVPLVPLFPLISVVLCGGLMTGLTVITWIRFFVWLAIGLCIYFLWSRRHSEFARH, from the coding sequence TTGCTCAAAACACCTGCCACGACAGAGACGAGCGCACACCCGCGCTCCCAGCTTCTCGCCCGTAAGTCCATTGACAAGCTGATCTCCGACTCCGAGCGGCCCGAACACCGGCTCAAGAAAACGCTGGGCCCGTGGAGCCTGACCGCGCTCGGCATCGGCGCCATCATCGGCAGCGGCATCTTCGTGCTCACCGGAACAGCCGCCGCGGGCGAACACTTCGAGGTTCCCTCCATCCTGCACGCGCAGGTGCTCGACCTGATCGCCAACTGGCTGCGCCACGCGTCGAGTGCGGGCGCGCTCATGCACGGACGTCCTCCGGCGGGACCGGCGATCGCGATCTCGTTCATCCTGGTCGCCGTCGCGTGCAGCTTCGCCGGGCTGTGCTACGCCGAGTTGGCTTCGATGATCCCCATCGCCGGCAGCGCCTACACCTACTCCTACGCCACGCTCGGCGAAATCTTCGCCTGGATCATCGGCTGGGACCTGATTCTGGAATACGCGGTCAGCAACGTCGCGGTCGCCGTCGGATTCAGCGGATATCTGAAAGCCCAGCTCGCCGCCTTTGGCATTGTCTTGCCGGATCACTGGTCGAGCGCCGTCTGGGCCTCGGGCAAATGGACCGGCGCGTACTTCAACCTGCCCGCATTCCTCGTCGTGTTTGTCCTGACCATCCTGCTGGTGCGCGGCGTGCGTGAGTCGGCCGAGACCAATAACATCATGGTTGCCGTCAAGCTCACGGCCATCGTGATCTTCCTCATCGTCGGCGGCATGCTGGTGCGTCCGGCGAACTGGCATCCGTTCATGCCCTCGGGTTTTGCCGGTGTGGTCACCGGCGGCGCCATCATTTTCTTCACCTATATCGGCTTCGACTCGGTTTCCACCGCCGCCGAAGAATCCAAGGAGCCGCAGAAGGACATCCCCTTCGGCATCATCGCCTCGCTCATCGTCTGCACCATCCTTTACGTCGGCGTGGCGCTGGTGCTGCTGGGCATGATGAAATACACAACTTTCACCGAGGGCGCGGCCGCCGAAGCGCCGGTCGCGTACGCGCTCAAGCACCTCGGCGCCAGCCGTGTGTGGCAGTCGGTGATCATCATTGGCGCGCTGACGGGAATGCTGTCGTCGCTGCTCGTCTTCCAGTACGGCCAGACGCGCATCTGGTTTGCCATGTCGCGCGACGGCCTGCTGCCGCGCATCTTTTCCGTCGTGCACAAGAAGTTCAAGACGCCGCACTGGTCCACCTGGATCGCGGGTTTCGCAGTCGGCATTCCCGCTGGAGTGGTGGACATCGGCGATGCCGCCGATCTCTCCAATATCGGAACCTTGTTTGCCTTCGTGCTCGTCTCTCTGGGCGTGATCTTCCTGCGGCGCACGCAGCCGGATCGTCCGCGCGGCTTCCGCGTCCCGCTGGTGCCGCTGTTCCCGCTGATTTCCGTGGTGCTTTGCGGCGGCCTGATGACGGGACTGACGGTCATCACCTGGATCCGTTTCTTCGTCTGGCTGGCAATTGGCTTATGCATCTATTTCCTGTGGAGCCGGCGGCACTCAGAATTCGCTCGGCACTGA
- a CDS encoding UvrD-helicase domain-containing protein: MTFLDELNPQQREAVETADGPILILAGAGSGKTRVITYRIAHVIEHLGVQPEAILAVTFTNKAASEMAERVEHLLGGRSFAKPWISTFHSMCVRMLRRDIEVLRVNNVGYRKDFAIYDEADQQALVKQAIRRLGLDDKQLTPRSVLARISWAKNHMLDPQETFLQSSDLKSEQVAHVYQIYRQELRKANAMDFDDLLLETVRLLKVAEPVRHYWNRRFQYILIDEYQDTNRPQYELMRLLAGERHNVCAVGDEDQSIYSWRGADIRNILEFEKDFPDAKIIRLEQNYRSTQNILSAASAVVANNVKRKGKNLWTSRQGGNRIGCYEAPDGENEALFAADLFSKYLRQAAQDGMDEARARAAVLYRTNAQSRLFEEAMRRYQLPYHVVGGFSFYERAEIKDMISYLKVVQNADDTIALMRVINTPARGIGRTTLDTLERIALETGTSLWGAIESVVNGCLVPPRAVASLKNFRDIVEGGRAVLSGNYAEWLGDSVDESPSELEDRTAPEAAPQVTEDDSFDFGANLDVAASASGNSDSNSPSPDEAADSAAAGALLSGEPRAATTAELLKYLLDRTGYIKQLEEEDTPESLARVENLRELVNAAMDSRDRGESLQEFLDHAALVSDQDQYDAAAKITLMTLHSAKGLEFPLVFLAGMEEGLFPHSRTFLNPDDIEEERRLCYVGMTRAMDQLILSRARYRRRYGTDMPEASIPSRFLEEIPEQLLDDLGAPRRSAWSETNGVAHAPSRVGSDDASSHYDYESEDQRPRYGRQKRASYASSHPTYNSIDNIAEFFASRGKKFARPKVEAAAPTGRTGFRPGQRVKHPKYGEGTVYKREGEGDDAKLTVQFPRFGLKKLVEKYAQLERV, translated from the coding sequence GTGACGTTCCTGGACGAGCTCAATCCCCAGCAGCGCGAAGCGGTCGAAACCGCCGACGGGCCCATCCTCATCCTCGCCGGCGCCGGCTCGGGCAAGACCCGCGTCATCACCTACCGCATCGCGCACGTGATCGAGCACCTGGGAGTGCAGCCCGAGGCCATCCTGGCGGTCACCTTCACCAACAAAGCCGCTTCCGAAATGGCGGAGCGCGTCGAGCACCTGCTCGGCGGCCGCAGCTTCGCCAAGCCCTGGATTTCCACCTTCCACTCCATGTGCGTGCGCATGTTGCGCCGCGACATCGAGGTCCTGCGCGTCAACAACGTTGGCTACCGCAAGGATTTCGCTATCTACGACGAAGCCGACCAGCAAGCGCTGGTCAAGCAGGCCATCCGGCGTCTCGGCCTCGACGACAAGCAACTCACGCCGCGTTCCGTGCTGGCGCGCATTTCCTGGGCCAAGAACCACATGCTCGATCCGCAGGAAACTTTCCTGCAATCCTCCGACCTGAAATCCGAGCAAGTCGCGCATGTCTACCAGATCTACCGCCAGGAGCTGCGCAAGGCCAACGCCATGGATTTCGACGACCTGCTGCTGGAGACCGTGCGCCTGCTGAAGGTCGCCGAACCGGTGCGCCATTACTGGAACCGCCGCTTTCAGTACATCCTGATTGACGAGTACCAGGACACCAACCGCCCGCAGTACGAGCTCATGCGGCTGCTGGCCGGCGAGCGCCACAACGTTTGCGCCGTTGGCGACGAGGACCAGTCCATCTACTCCTGGCGCGGCGCCGACATCCGCAACATCCTCGAGTTCGAAAAAGATTTTCCCGATGCCAAAATCATCCGCCTGGAGCAGAACTACCGCTCCACCCAAAACATCCTGAGCGCCGCCTCCGCCGTGGTCGCCAACAACGTCAAGCGCAAGGGCAAGAACCTGTGGACCTCGCGCCAGGGCGGCAATCGCATCGGCTGTTACGAGGCGCCCGACGGCGAGAACGAAGCGCTCTTCGCCGCCGACTTGTTCTCCAAGTACCTGCGGCAAGCGGCGCAGGACGGCATGGATGAAGCCCGCGCCCGCGCCGCCGTGCTCTACCGCACCAACGCGCAGTCGCGCCTGTTTGAAGAGGCGATGCGCCGCTACCAGTTGCCCTACCACGTGGTCGGGGGCTTCTCGTTCTACGAGCGCGCCGAGATCAAGGACATGATCTCGTATCTCAAGGTGGTGCAGAATGCCGACGACACCATCGCGCTTATGCGCGTCATCAATACGCCCGCGCGCGGTATCGGACGAACTACGCTGGACACGCTGGAGCGCATTGCGCTCGAAACCGGCACCTCGCTCTGGGGCGCGATTGAGAGCGTGGTCAATGGTTGCTTGGTCCCGCCGCGCGCCGTCGCCTCGCTAAAGAATTTCCGCGACATCGTCGAAGGCGGACGCGCTGTGCTCTCCGGCAATTATGCCGAGTGGCTCGGCGACTCGGTTGACGAGAGCCCCAGCGAGCTCGAAGACCGCACTGCGCCCGAAGCCGCACCGCAGGTGACAGAGGATGACTCCTTTGACTTCGGCGCGAATCTGGATGTTGCCGCGTCCGCTTCCGGCAATTCGGACTCCAACTCGCCTTCGCCTGACGAAGCCGCAGACTCTGCTGCTGCTGGCGCCCTCCTCAGCGGAGAGCCGCGCGCCGCCACCACCGCCGAACTGCTCAAGTACCTGCTCGACCGCACCGGCTACATCAAGCAGCTCGAGGAGGAGGACACACCCGAATCGCTGGCCCGCGTCGAGAACCTGCGCGAGCTGGTCAACGCCGCCATGGATTCGCGTGACCGCGGCGAGTCGCTCCAGGAATTCCTCGATCACGCCGCGCTGGTCAGCGACCAGGACCAGTACGATGCCGCGGCAAAGATCACGCTTATGACCCTGCACTCCGCCAAGGGGCTGGAGTTTCCGCTCGTCTTCCTCGCCGGCATGGAAGAGGGCCTGTTTCCGCACTCGCGGACGTTCCTTAATCCCGACGACATCGAGGAAGAGCGCCGCCTGTGCTACGTCGGCATGACGCGCGCCATGGATCAGCTCATCCTCAGCCGCGCTCGTTATCGCCGCCGCTACGGCACCGATATGCCGGAGGCCTCCATTCCCTCGCGCTTCCTGGAGGAGATTCCGGAGCAATTGCTGGACGACCTGGGCGCGCCGCGCCGTTCGGCTTGGAGCGAAACCAATGGTGTGGCACACGCGCCCTCGCGTGTGGGTTCTGACGACGCCTCTTCGCACTACGACTACGAGAGCGAAGACCAGCGTCCCAGATACGGCCGGCAGAAGCGGGCGTCGTATGCGTCGTCGCACCCAACCTACAACTCAATTGACAACATCGCCGAGTTCTTCGCCTCGCGCGGCAAGAAATTCGCTCGACCGAAGGTCGAGGCTGCCGCACCGACCGGGAGAACCGGATTCCGTCCCGGCCAGCGCGTCAAGCACCCGAAATACGGCGAGGGCACGGTGTACAAGCGCGAGGGCGAAGGAGACGACGCCAAGCTTACGGTACAATTCCCAAGATTCGGATTGAAGAAGCTGGTCGAGAAGTATGCGCAACTGGAGCGCGTGTGA
- a CDS encoding DUF971 domain-containing protein, with protein sequence MASNVIYRLCDTNSMPVVTQPAPKSVKVHLKDGTGMDIEWMDGHKSSYSFQYLRDACPCALCNELRVKENREPGERPKPAPGALPMFTPPPKPTVAEGVGKYAIRFTWSDGHEHGIFSWDFLREFCPCRECSSLRREMKPPGAGVTRTVPH encoded by the coding sequence ATGGCGTCAAATGTAATTTACCGACTATGCGATACTAACTCCATGCCTGTCGTTACGCAGCCCGCCCCCAAGTCGGTCAAAGTCCACCTGAAGGACGGCACCGGTATGGACATCGAGTGGATGGACGGGCACAAGAGCTCCTACTCGTTCCAATATCTGCGCGACGCCTGTCCTTGCGCCCTCTGCAACGAGCTGCGCGTTAAGGAAAATCGCGAACCCGGCGAGCGTCCCAAGCCCGCGCCCGGCGCCCTGCCCATGTTCACGCCGCCTCCGAAGCCCACCGTGGCCGAAGGCGTCGGCAAGTACGCTATCCGCTTCACCTGGAGCGACGGCCACGAGCACGGCATCTTTTCCTGGGATTTCCTGCGCGAGTTCTGCCCCTGCCGCGAGTGCTCCAGCCTGCGACGCGAGATGAAACCGCCGGGTGCGGGTGTAACCCGCACCGTGCCGCACTGA
- the rpmB gene encoding 50S ribosomal protein L28: MAQVCDVCGKGPQFGNNISHAHNVTRRRWNVNLRPVRAKVKGATKKLRVCASCLRSGKVVKA, translated from the coding sequence ATGGCACAAGTCTGTGATGTCTGCGGCAAGGGACCGCAGTTCGGCAACAATATCAGCCACGCCCACAACGTCACCAGGCGGCGCTGGAACGTCAACCTGCGCCCGGTACGCGCCAAGGTGAAGGGCGCGACCAAGAAACTGCGGGTGTGCGCGTCGTGTTTGCGCAGCGGGAAAGTTGTGAAAGCGTAG
- a CDS encoding RidA family protein, with translation MRQVIATANAPKAIGPYSQAIRANGMIFCSGQIALDPATNQLIEGDIAAQTERVLKNLSAVLGEAGSNLEQVVKTTVFLKSMYDFAAMNEVYGKFFSQQPPARSTVEAARLPKDVLVEIDVIAVL, from the coding sequence ATGCGCCAAGTCATCGCCACCGCGAATGCCCCCAAAGCCATCGGCCCCTACTCGCAAGCCATCCGCGCCAATGGAATGATTTTCTGCTCCGGCCAGATCGCGCTCGATCCCGCCACTAACCAACTGATCGAGGGCGATATCGCCGCCCAGACTGAGCGCGTGCTGAAAAACCTCTCCGCCGTGCTCGGGGAAGCGGGCAGCAACCTGGAGCAAGTGGTGAAGACGACGGTTTTCCTGAAATCCATGTACGATTTCGCGGCGATGAATGAGGTTTACGGGAAGTTCTTCAGCCAGCAGCCGCCGGCGCGCTCCACCGTCGAGGCGGCGCGACTGCCCAAGGATGTGCTGGTGGAAATTGATGTGATTGCCGTGCTGTAG
- a CDS encoding DoxX family protein → MAYSHSRLHRTLALVRILTGVLFLFLGAHKISSWEFAKVEFPQFVWDATHGAAVGFYATFLNNAFESHPSGMAFLIGLTELFIGVGLVLGLAVRPISVLGMVYMLNLILATWMAPGSNVDLWRYLDNESKLITMFFLFLLFGIGHAGESFGLGALYHRRRRLKWAAAEAGQEESADDRKYDKIDQRYGTDEEHAARGRELGSHSMHSRLMP, encoded by the coding sequence ATGGCCTATTCGCACTCGCGGCTACACCGGACGCTGGCATTGGTCCGCATCCTAACGGGCGTGCTGTTCCTGTTCCTCGGCGCGCACAAGATATCCTCCTGGGAATTCGCCAAGGTTGAATTCCCGCAATTCGTGTGGGATGCGACCCATGGCGCTGCCGTCGGCTTCTATGCCACTTTCCTCAATAACGCGTTCGAGAGTCATCCGTCGGGGATGGCGTTCCTGATTGGGCTGACGGAACTATTTATCGGTGTAGGACTGGTACTGGGGCTAGCCGTGCGCCCCATCTCGGTGCTCGGGATGGTGTACATGCTGAATCTCATCCTGGCGACGTGGATGGCGCCCGGCTCGAACGTCGACCTGTGGCGCTACCTGGACAACGAGTCCAAGCTAATCACGATGTTCTTTCTCTTTCTGCTGTTCGGCATCGGGCACGCGGGCGAGTCCTTTGGGCTCGGGGCGCTATATCACCGCCGCCGGCGCCTGAAGTGGGCGGCGGCGGAAGCAGGCCAGGAGGAATCCGCCGACGATCGCAAGTACGATAAGATTGACCAGCGGTACGGGACGGATGAGGAACATGCCGCCCGCGGCCGGGAGCTGGGCAGCCATTCCATGCACTCCCGTCTAATGCCCTGA